The Plasmodium vinckei vinckei genome assembly, chromosome: PVVCY_14 genome window below encodes:
- a CDS encoding elongation factor G, putative yields the protein MMTRHCVFLLRKNLYRTKKVIPSRAILFMNSSCNFSSICIDNLRNIGISAHIDAGKTTLTERILYYTGKIKSIHEVRGTDGVGATMDSMDLEREKGITIQSAATHCVWNVNNNKYDINIIDTPGHVDFTIEVERSLRVLDAAVLVICGVSGVQSQTLTVNRQMDRYNIPRILFINKLDRDGANIERTLETIEKKLNLNTVLLQIPIGIEQKLKGVYDLVNKKGYLFKGKSGVDVEEIPSDQDVLNIDPSFPISLVELLRNRIFEKLADADDEFAEIYLNNDVNDIKIDDIHKTIRKCTILNKIAPICLGSAKSNVGVQLLLDNVCKFLPSPREVKNYGYVYDGQNVADTDIVNNNMDGDVENRETNDNYVQSNKNKREVQLLCDHSAPMVGFLFKIQEDSMYGQMSYFRIYQGRIRKKDMITNMITHKKEVVKKIMKMHSNTAQEINEAHAGDIIAINGISGSTGTTYTNGITTNLHLLNIYVPKPVISVAVEILKKGDMTKLTKALNKFTKEDPTFYVKTDEQTKETIFEGIGELQLEIYKERLKREFNINVNLKNPKINFKETITKPYECSYTYKKQKGGAGLYAHVHAIFETVSDNYNDTPHCQFVNEVIGNDLPKNFIQSIEKAFKEQIEKGYLNQSEIINVKMRLIGGKIHEVDSNDLAFKKATINLIKENYQNFCPVLLEPIMLVEIISNYEHQSNILTSITKRKGLVTNIVNNMNIIYVYADIPLKYMFNYINEIRAITQGQGTYTMEFSRYEQVSKNDLDDILKQANKK from the coding sequence atgatgactCGGCATTGTGTTTTTCTTCTGAgaaaaaatttgtatagGACAAAGAAAGTAATTCCTTCTCGagcaatattatttatgaacAGTTCATGTAATTTTTCTTCAATATGCATTGATAATTTACGAAATATTGGAATAAGTGCACATATTGATGCAGGTAAAACAACATTAACAGAAaggatattatattatacaggtaaaataaaaagtatacATGAAGTTAGAGGGACTGATGGGGTCGGAGCAACTATGGATTCCATGGATTTAGAAAGAGAAAAAGGAATTACCATTCAATCAGCAGCAACACATTGTGTATGgaatgtaaataataataaatatgatataaatataattgataCACCTGGGCATGTAGATTTTACTATTGAAGTAGAAAGATCATTACGAGTTTTAGATGCAGCTGTTTTAGTTATATGTGGTGTATCAGGGGTTCAAAGTCAAACCTTAACTGTTAATAGACAAATGGatagatataatataccgagaatattgtttataaataaattagatAGAGATGGTGCTAACATTGAAAGAACATTAGAAACAAtagagaaaaaattaaatttaaatacagTTTTGTTGCAAATACCAATTGGAATAGAACAGAAATTGAAAGGAGTTTATGACCTTGTCAATAAAAAaggttatttatttaaaggaAAAAGTGGTGTAGATGTAGAAGAAATTCCAAGTGATCAGgatgttttaaatattgaTCCATCGTTTCCTATAAGTTTAGTTGAACTTCTTAGGAATcgaatttttgaaaaactTGCAGATGCAGATGATGAATTTgcagaaatatatttaaacaatGATGTGAATGACATTAAAATTGATGATATTCATAAAACAATACGTAAGTGCACTAttctaaataaaatagcaCCGATATGTTTAGGTAGTGCAAAAAGTAATGTCGGGGTACAATTACTTCTTGATAATgtatgtaaatttttacCATCTCCTCGAGAAGTTAAGAATTATGGATATGTTTATGATGGGCAAAATGTTGCAGACACCGATATTGTTAATAACAACATGGATGGTGATGTTGAAAATAGAGAAACAAATGATAATTATGTtcaatcaaataaaaataaaagagaaGTACAACTTCTTTGTGATCATTCAGCACCGATGGTTGgatttttattcaaaattCAAGAAGATTCAATGTATGGGCAAATGAGTTATTTTCGTATATATCAAGGAAGAATACGAAAAAAAGATATGATAACAAATATGATAACACATAAAAAAGaagttgtaaaaaaaataatgaaaatgcaTTCAAATACTGCACAAGAAATTAATGAAGCACATGCAGGAGATATAATTGCTATAAATGGAATTAGTGGGTCGACTGGTACGACATATACTAATGGTATTACCACCAATTtgcatttattaaatatatatgtccCTAAACCTGTTATATCTGTTGCAGTtgaaatattgaaaaaaggGGATATGACAAAATTAACTAAAgctttaaataaatttacaaaGGAAGATCCAAcattttatgtaaaaactGATGAACAAACAAAAGAAACAATTTTTGAAGGTATAGGGGAATTACAActagaaatatataaagaaagaTTAAAACGtgaatttaatattaatgtaaatttaaaaaatcctaaaataaattttaaagagACAATAACAAAACCATATGAATGttcatatacatataaaaaacaaaaagggGGTGCAGGTTTATATGCACATGTACATGCAATTTTTGAAACAGTATCagataattataatgacACACCACATTGTCAATTTGTAAATGAAGTTATAGGAAATGATTTAcctaaaaattttatacaatCTATTGAAAAGGCATTTAAAGAACAAATAGAAAAAGGATATTTAAATCAATCagaaattataaatgtgAAAATGCGGTTAATAGGTGGAAAAATTCATGAAGTTGATAGTAATGATTTAGCATTTAAAAAAGCTactataaatttaataaaagaaaattatcaaaACTTTTGTCCTGTACTTTTAGAACCTATTATGCTTGTAGAAATTATTTCAAACTATGAGCATCAAAGTAATATTTTAACGAGCATAACAAAAAGAAAGGGATTAGTAACAAACATTGTAAacaatatgaatataatatatgtatatgcagATATACCACTAAAGTACatgtttaattatataaatgaaattagAGCAATTACACAAGGCCAAGGGACATATACCATGGAATTTTCGAGGTATGAGCAAGTAAGCAAAAATGATCTCGATGATATATTGAAGCAAgcaaacaaaaaatga